Proteins co-encoded in one Pseudophryne corroboree isolate aPseCor3 chromosome 1, aPseCor3.hap2, whole genome shotgun sequence genomic window:
- the CASP6 gene encoding caspase-6 isoform X3 — translation MSQALDPAAEYNMKNGRRGLALIFNHEWFYWQLTLPERRGTNADKHNLHTRLTELGFEVKSYDNLKAVEVLDKIHDASMSDHSDADCFLCVFLSHGEDNHVYAFDAKIDIQRLTCLLKGDKCQSLVGKPKIFIIQACRGAQHDEPVVATDATDSTVATPDMNITEVDAASVYTLPAGADFIMCYSVAEGYYSHRETFHGSWYIQDLCEVLKHYGKELEFTELLTLVNRKVSLRSVENCLDRNAIGKKQVPCFASMLTKKLYLRPK, via the exons GTCCCAGGCACTGGATCCAGCTGCAGAATACAACATGAAAAATGGACGACGTGGTTTGGCTCTAATCTTCAACCATGAATGGTTCTATTGGCAATTAACACTGCCTGAGCGACGTGGTACTAATGCTGACAAACACAACCTCCACACAAG GTTAACTGAACTTGGGTTTGAAGTTAAGAGCTATGATAACCTGAAAGCGGTGGAAGTACTTGACAAAATCCATGATG CTTCAATGAGTGATCACAGTGATGCTGATTGCTTCCTTTGTGTGTTTCTGAGCCATGGAGAAGATAATCACGTTTATGCTTTTGATGCGAAAATTGATATCCAGCGACTGACCTGCTTGTTGAAAGGAGACAAATGCCAGAGTTTAGTGGGAAAACCCAAGATTTTCATAATCCAG GCATGTCGGGGGGCTCAGCATGATGAACCAGTCGTAGCTACTGATGCTACTGACAGTACAGTGGCTACTCCTGACATGAATATCACTGAGGTGGATGCAGCATCTGTATATACTCTTCCTGCTGGGGCTGATTTCATCATGTGTTACTCTGTTGCAGAAG GCTACTATTCTCACCGTGAAACGTTTCATGGTTCCTGGTACATTCAGGATCTGTGTGAGGTACTGAAGCACTATGGGAAAGAATTGGAATTTACAGAACTGTTAACCCTGGTGAACAGGAAGGTGTCTCTGCGCTCTGTTGAAAACTGCCTTGATCGGAATGCAATTGGGAAAAAACAAGTGCCATGCTTTGCTTCAATGCTGACCAAAAAACTTTACTTAAGACCAAAGTAA